Proteins from one Gossypium raimondii isolate GPD5lz chromosome 8, ASM2569854v1, whole genome shotgun sequence genomic window:
- the LOC105790694 gene encoding serine/threonine-protein kinase Nek4, whose protein sequence is MEQYEILEQIGKGSFGSALLVRHKHEKKKYVLKKIRLARQTDRARRSAHQEMELISKVKNPFIVEYKDSWVERGCYVCIIIGFCEGGDMAEAIKRANGVHFSEEKLCKWLVQLLMALDYLHANHILHRDVKCSNIFLTKDQDIRLGDFGLAKMLTSDDLASSVVGTPSYMCPELLADIPYGSKSDIWSLGCCLYEMTAHKPAFKAFDMRALINKINRSIVAPLPTMYTSAFRGLIKSMLRKNPELRPSASELLSHPHLQPYVLKVHLKLNSPRCNNIPTRWSDLNFVKKTRFVEQDVIGRRRSFSNDRALNPSVSETEQDSLSYIQREQEIPSYLFEKFTEFSVGFDNEEIATVDESAATKFPTAVKTPRVTPAVSVTPRKHTIPAKKSQTGQKHDLVPISKTPVRKSSYSSRRESLPLPTRTAALVTPYRANVGLLRSISSPDVSVNTPRIDKIAEFPLAPSDGPLFCVRGTSSTSAKCSSSSIDSANHSITKDNCTVQTLDKVVTTSNGSDQSLGVGRDDGEGSEHDHAAASTHSSSDSRQRRFDTSSYRQRAEALEGLLEFSARLLQHQRYDELGVLLKPFGTEKVSPRETAIWLAKSFKETQA, encoded by the exons ATGGAGCAGTATGAAATCCTAGAGCAGATTGGGAAAGGATCTTTTGGCTCTGCCCTGCTTGTGAGACATAAACATGAAAAGAAGAA GTATGTCCTAAAAAAGATTCGCCTTGCTCGGCAGACTGATAGGGCTCGTAGATCTGCCCATCAAGAG ATGGAGCTTATTTCTAAGGTGAAGAATCCTTTTATTGTGGAATACAAAGATTCCTGGGTAGAGAGG GGTTGCTATGTTTGCATAATTATAGGATTCTGTGAAGGTGGAGATAT GGCAGAAGCTATAAAAAGAGCCAATGGTGTGCATTTCTCTGAGGAG AAACTTTGCAAGTGGCTAGTTCAACTCCTAATGGCACTTGATTACTTACATGCCAATCATATTCTACATCGTGATGTAAAG tgctcaaatatatttttgacaAAAGATCAAGATATACGGCTAG GTGATTTTGGTCTTGCTAAAATGTTGACTTCTGATGACCTTGCTTCATCT GTTGTGGGAACTCCTAGTTATATGTGCCCTGAGCTACTTGCTGATATACCTTATGGTTCCAAGTCAGATATTTGGTCTTTAG GATGCTGCCTGTATGAAATGACTGCTCACAAACCTGCATTTAAAGCTTTT GATATGCGGGCTCtgattaacaaaataaataggtCTATAGTGGCTCCTTTACCAACCATGTACACCAGTGCATT TCGAGGACTTATAAAAAGCATGCTACGAAAGAATCCCGAACTTAGACCAAGT GCTTCAGAGTTGCTCTCTCATCCACATCTTCAGCCATATGTTCTCAAAGTTCATCTGAAATTAAATAGCCCACGGTGCAACAATATACCCACTCGGTGGTctgatttaaattttgtaaagaaaactAGATTTGTTGAGCAAGATGTCATAGGCAGAAGGCGATCATTCAGCAATGATAGGGCTTTGAACCCCAGTGTATCTGAAACTGAACAAGACTCCTTAAGTTATATTCAAAGAGAGCAAGAAATTCCAAGTTATTTGTTTGAGAAGTTCACAGAGTTTTCTGTTGGCTTTGACAATGAAGAGATTGCTACTGTTGACGAGTCAGCAGCCACAAAGTTTCCCACTGCTGTTAAGACCCCAAGAGTGACGCCTGCAGTATCTGTCACTCCAAGGAAGCATACAATACCTGCTAAAAAATCCCAGACTGGTCAAAAACATGATTTG GTTCCAATATCAAAAACACCAGTAAGGAAATCTTCCTACTCATCGCGCCGAGAATCTCTTCCATTGCCAACAAGGACTGCAGCCTTGGTGACCCCCTATAGAGCCAATGTCGGTTTGCTTCGCAGCATTAGCTCCCCTGATGTTTCTGTTAATACCCCACGAATTGACAAAATAGCAGAGTTCCCTTTAGCTCCTTCTGATGGTCCCCTTTTTTGCGTTCGTGGAACCTCATCAACATCCGCGaagtgctcttcttcttcaatcgACAGTGCCAACCATTCTATAACAAAGGACAACTGCACAGTTCAGACTCTGGACAAAGTTGTCACAACATCCAATGGCAGTGACCAAAGTCTAGGAGTTGGACGAGATGATGGTGAAGGCTCAGAACATGATCATGCTGCTGCATCCACTCATTCATCTTCTGATTCACGACAGCGGCGGTTCGACACCTCGTCGTACCGGCAGCGAGCAGAGGCATTAGAAGGGTTGCTTGAGTTCAGTGCGAGACTCTTACAACATCAAAGGTATGACGAGCTTGGGGTGCTTTTGAAACCATTCGGAACTGAGAAAGTTTCTCCTAGGGAAACTGCCATCTGGTTGGCTAAGAGCTTCAAGGAGACCCAAGCCTAA